The Enhydrobacter sp. sequence TGCGATATCGCGCTTCACTGCAATGGCCGGATGGACGAGATGCGCGAGATTGCCGACAGGGCCGGGCCGATGACCGCCGCCACGATGCGGCGCTTCGAGGAAGGCCGTCGCTACCTTGCCCGCCATCGCGCACCGCTGGGCGGGGCGGGGCTTGCCGATGCCGGAAAAAGGCTGTCTTCGCTGCTCCCCGGATGGGGATAAGGCCTGCCAAATCCAGTGGCGGCCGCTGCGGCGGCTGGATAAACCGGGGCTGCATGAACGATCCCGTCAGTCCTCCCGCCGCCGACGGCTTTGCCGCCGAGGGGCCCGACGTCATCGCGCCGGGCGAGGGCGAGCTGATCGTCAATCTCGAGGGTTTCGAAGGCCCCCTCGACCTGCTGCTGACGCTGGCGCGCGATCAGAAGGTCGACCTGCGGCGCATCTCCATGGTGGCGCTGGTCGATCAGTACCTGACGCATGTCGCACAGGCCCGCCGGTTGCGGCTGGAACTTGCCGCCGACTATCTCGTGATGGCGGCGTGGCTTGCCTATCTCAAGTCGCGCCTGCTGCTGCCCGAGCCACCTGCCGACGAGGAGCCGTCGGGGCAGGAGATGGCCGACGCGCTGCAATGGCAGTTGCGGCGCCTGGAGGCGATGCAGGAAGCGGGCGTGCGCCTGATGGCGCGGCCTCAGCTCGGCAAGGACGTCTTCCCGCGCGGCCAGCCCGAGGGCGTGGTGGTC is a genomic window containing:
- a CDS encoding ScpA family protein produces the protein MNDPVSPPAADGFAAEGPDVIAPGEGELIVNLEGFEGPLDLLLTLARDQKVDLRRISMVALVDQYLTHVAQARRLRLELAADYLVMAAWLAYLKSRLLLPEPPADEEPSGQEMADALQWQLRRLEAMQEAGVRLMARPQLGKDVFPRGQPEGVVVVRRAVWDVKLYDLLSAYGSQVRPKDADTYQIEPMQFFSVEEAAERLARMLGIAIDWQTLEAFLPAGLTDPTRRRSAIASTFVAGLQLAKDGQIELRQTERFGPIQLRKRSDRGDGNV